In one Halosimplex halophilum genomic region, the following are encoded:
- a CDS encoding helix-turn-helix domain-containing protein — protein sequence MSLFAEFHVPSEDFALSSTLERLPDLVVEIDRVAASEEVLTPYFWVSGVDLDEFETAAEADPSIEDLRRLDDFEAASLYRGTWTENVDTMVYASTQAGATILEAKGQHGVWDIRIRFDGREPLDEFQRYADRYDISFRLEKLYETDHPRTGSRYGLTAKQYEALNTAWELGYFEDPRETTLDEVADELGITRQSLSQRLRRGHHALVANTIRVTPLAEEKA from the coding sequence ATGAGCCTCTTCGCCGAGTTCCACGTCCCGTCGGAGGACTTCGCCCTGTCGTCGACGCTCGAACGGCTCCCGGACCTCGTCGTCGAGATCGACCGCGTCGCGGCCTCGGAGGAGGTGCTCACCCCCTACTTCTGGGTCTCCGGGGTGGACCTCGACGAGTTCGAGACCGCGGCCGAGGCGGACCCGTCGATCGAGGACCTCCGGCGCCTCGACGACTTCGAGGCGGCGTCGCTGTACCGGGGGACCTGGACCGAGAACGTCGACACGATGGTGTACGCCTCGACGCAGGCCGGCGCGACGATCCTCGAAGCGAAGGGCCAACACGGGGTCTGGGACATCCGCATCCGGTTCGACGGCCGCGAGCCGCTGGACGAGTTCCAGCGCTACGCCGACCGCTACGACATCTCCTTCCGGCTGGAGAAGCTCTACGAGACCGACCACCCGCGGACGGGGAGCCGCTACGGGCTCACGGCGAAACAGTACGAGGCGCTGAACACCGCCTGGGAACTCGGTTACTTCGAGGACCCCCGGGAGACGACGCTGGACGAGGTCGCCGACGAACTGGGCATCACGCGCCAGTCGCTGTCACAGCGGCTGCGCCGCGGTCACCACGCGCTCGTCGCCAACACCATCCGCGTGACGCCGCTCGCCGAGGAGAAGGCGTGA
- a CDS encoding protein sorting system archaetidylserine synthase (This PssA-like phosphatidyltransferase, along with a PssD-like decarboxylase, is required in Haloarchaea for the archaeosortase ArtA to replace the PGF-CTERM sorting signal with a C-terminal lipid anchor.), whose product MNEGLRVRERLGVADAITLGNAVVGFAAGVVALSDPHLAARLVLLAAIADALDGIAARTFGGTEVGPLLDSVTDVVSFGATPALLVVGIAGAEWGWLADGVAAAPPAQAVAAVGVGAVFVVFSVLRTALYSEFVGEEENRPGIQNTLGATILAAAYLAGLSWVPGLLAAAAVLSVAMVAPVPYPKLLARDAGVLGVVQAAAVLAPLAFGRVLPRFLLVAALGYMFLAPRFYWGE is encoded by the coding sequence ATGAACGAGGGGTTGCGCGTGCGCGAGCGGCTCGGCGTCGCCGACGCGATCACGCTGGGCAACGCCGTCGTCGGGTTCGCCGCCGGCGTCGTCGCCCTCTCGGACCCCCACCTGGCCGCCCGCCTCGTCCTCCTGGCCGCTATCGCCGACGCGCTCGACGGGATCGCGGCCCGCACCTTCGGCGGCACCGAGGTCGGCCCCCTGCTGGACTCGGTGACGGATGTCGTGTCGTTCGGTGCGACCCCCGCCCTCCTGGTCGTGGGGATCGCCGGCGCCGAGTGGGGGTGGCTGGCCGACGGGGTCGCGGCGGCGCCCCCCGCACAGGCCGTCGCGGCCGTCGGCGTCGGCGCCGTCTTCGTCGTCTTCTCCGTGCTCCGGACCGCGCTGTACAGCGAGTTCGTCGGCGAGGAGGAGAACCGTCCGGGCATCCAGAACACGCTCGGCGCGACCATCCTCGCGGCCGCCTACCTCGCCGGCCTGTCGTGGGTCCCGGGCCTGCTCGCCGCCGCCGCCGTCCTCTCGGTGGCGATGGTCGCGCCGGTCCCGTACCCGAAACTGCTGGCCCGCGACGCCGGGGTCCTCGGCGTCGTCCAGGCCGCCGCCGTCCTCGCGCCGCTCGCCTTCGGCCGCGTCCTCCCGCGGTTCCTGCTGGTCGCGGCCCTGGGATACATGTTCCTCGCGCCCCGGTTCTACTGGGGGGAGTGA
- the trxA gene encoding thioredoxin, whose protein sequence is MSEASDEAGDDPTDEELERIRERKKERLKSGEGSTLSDDAGDGNAADTDAADAPDEPVHVDGQADFESVVADGVVLVDFHADWCGPCKMLEPVVADIAETTAATVAKVDVDAHQGLAREYGVQGVPTLLLFVDGELTERRVGVQDEGALRDLVAQHA, encoded by the coding sequence ATGAGCGAAGCCAGCGACGAAGCCGGTGACGACCCGACCGACGAGGAGCTCGAACGGATCCGCGAGCGCAAGAAGGAACGGCTTAAGTCCGGCGAGGGGTCGACGCTCTCGGACGACGCGGGCGACGGCAACGCGGCCGACACCGACGCCGCGGACGCCCCTGACGAGCCGGTCCACGTCGACGGCCAGGCCGACTTCGAGTCGGTCGTCGCCGACGGCGTCGTGCTGGTCGACTTCCACGCCGACTGGTGTGGCCCCTGCAAGATGCTCGAACCGGTCGTCGCGGACATCGCCGAGACGACCGCGGCGACCGTCGCGAAGGTCGACGTGGACGCCCACCAGGGGCTGGCCCGCGAGTACGGCGTCCAGGGCGTCCCGACCCTGCTGCTGTTCGTCGACGGCGAACTGACCGAACGCCGCGTCGGCGTTCAGGACGAGGGCGCCCTGCGTGACCTCGTCGCACAGCACGCCTGA
- a CDS encoding DUF7344 domain-containing protein, with protein MESQPTAVSDPVTDAFGLLDHRYRRYVVETLERHGCELTLADLADEVARREHDRPVSEIDSEAVSELYLSLYHTHVPKLVDGDAVRYDQESDTVVPRERVETLAQVLDAVR; from the coding sequence ATGGAGTCACAGCCGACAGCGGTTTCGGACCCGGTAACGGACGCCTTTGGACTGTTAGACCATCGGTACCGGCGGTACGTGGTGGAGACGCTGGAGCGCCACGGGTGCGAGCTGACGCTGGCCGACCTCGCCGACGAGGTGGCCCGCCGCGAGCACGACCGGCCGGTGAGCGAGATCGACTCCGAGGCGGTCTCGGAGCTGTACCTCTCGCTGTACCACACGCACGTCCCGAAACTGGTCGACGGCGACGCCGTCCGCTACGACCAGGAGAGCGACACCGTCGTACCGCGCGAGCGCGTCGAGACGCTCGCGCAGGTGCTCGACGCCGTCCGGTAG
- a CDS encoding PRC-barrel domain-containing protein, with protein sequence MNPETAPQEITTLVGREVYTKNGVFVGEVEDLRLDLDVEQVTGLALHQINTELFGSEATQSRGVIVPYRWVQAVGDIVIVNDVVERVHGDDEAEEEVAA encoded by the coding sequence ATGAATCCCGAGACGGCGCCACAGGAGATCACGACGCTCGTGGGGCGGGAAGTCTACACCAAAAACGGCGTGTTCGTGGGCGAGGTCGAGGACCTGCGGCTCGACCTGGACGTCGAGCAGGTGACCGGCCTCGCGCTCCACCAGATCAACACGGAGCTGTTCGGCTCCGAGGCCACCCAGTCCCGGGGCGTCATCGTGCCCTACCGCTGGGTCCAGGCGGTCGGCGACATCGTCATCGTCAACGACGTGGTCGAGCGCGTCCACGGCGACGACGAAGCCGAAGAGGAAGTCGCGGCCTGA
- a CDS encoding metal-dependent hydrolase, with protein MELTWHGHSTWHVTVGGTDLLIDPFFDNPKTDLSPEDVDDPDYVLLTHGHDDHVAHAGAFTDATLVGTPEVTNHVAGEAGFDEDDVIGMNLGGTVEAGDAFVTMHRADHTNGVGAGFEVPSAGSAAGYVISDTKPTQVEDAESETFYHAGDTGLMTEMRDVIGPFLEPDAAALPVGDHFTMGPMQAAVAADWLDVDHVLPMHYDTFPPIEIDPQDVVDEVAATGSDAEVHVLDGDETFDLSEGY; from the coding sequence ATGGAGCTGACCTGGCACGGCCACTCGACGTGGCACGTGACGGTGGGAGGTACCGATCTGCTGATCGACCCCTTCTTCGACAACCCGAAGACCGACCTGTCGCCGGAGGACGTCGACGACCCCGACTACGTCCTGCTGACCCACGGGCACGACGACCACGTCGCCCACGCCGGGGCGTTCACGGACGCGACGCTCGTCGGCACCCCCGAGGTGACCAACCACGTCGCCGGCGAGGCGGGCTTCGACGAGGACGACGTGATCGGGATGAACCTCGGCGGGACCGTCGAGGCCGGCGACGCGTTCGTGACGATGCACCGCGCCGACCACACGAACGGGGTCGGGGCCGGCTTCGAGGTGCCCAGCGCCGGGTCGGCCGCGGGATACGTGATCTCCGACACGAAGCCGACGCAGGTCGAGGACGCGGAGAGCGAGACGTTCTACCACGCCGGCGACACCGGACTCATGACGGAGATGCGCGACGTGATCGGGCCGTTCCTCGAACCGGACGCCGCGGCGCTGCCGGTCGGCGACCACTTCACGATGGGTCCGATGCAGGCCGCGGTCGCCGCCGACTGGCTCGACGTCGACCACGTCCTCCCGATGCACTACGACACGTTCCCGCCGATCGAGATCGACCCGCAGGACGTCGTCGACGAGGTGGCCGCGACCGGCTCCGACGCCGAGGTCCACGTCCTCGACGGCGACGAGACGTTCGACCTCTCCGAGGGCTACTGA
- a CDS encoding right-handed parallel beta-helix repeat-containing protein, whose protein sequence is MAHDTGDGPADRRQVRSTRRTFLAGIGAAAGVGATSTGAAASLPEAQPADGRLFYVRRGAGRGGNGDSGKYTVLDGRRGNVAFTTGGSADEAFQFALDQLAETGGTVVAAPARFQFAGPVTVHGGTHLAGQGGARFVASDTGARDDPVPTDDQSNPLPTGHDLVRLRGDDVAVTGVVFDADGTQLDNQAVQADGCDGVYVANNRTVNGFQMALSVTRCRDVTVVGNEVVDPNWYGITNRSAPPGGERDLRRSEDVRIVRNAVGGVKFNNIAPYNVEHFAVSGNLVFDGGHSLIACSPSQRGAIVGNVCRDLTEFAPDPGGEAGIEIEYKETHVNDEVAGTPAARSYDITIAGNQVDGCPVGVLARTVPADSGDTAARRQQRPYGFSVTGNTVSDASDAGIRVRSGESGVVATNTLRNNDTAIDVDRGFTADIQQGLNATR, encoded by the coding sequence ATGGCACACGATACCGGAGACGGACCGGCGGATCGTCGACAGGTACGGTCGACCAGGCGGACCTTCCTGGCGGGCATCGGTGCGGCGGCGGGCGTCGGCGCGACGAGCACGGGAGCCGCCGCCTCGCTGCCGGAAGCACAGCCGGCGGACGGACGCCTCTTCTACGTCCGGCGGGGCGCCGGACGAGGGGGGAACGGCGACAGCGGGAAGTACACTGTCCTCGACGGTCGGCGCGGAAACGTCGCGTTCACAACCGGCGGGTCGGCGGACGAGGCGTTCCAGTTCGCGCTGGACCAGCTCGCCGAGACCGGGGGGACGGTCGTCGCCGCGCCGGCCCGGTTCCAGTTCGCCGGCCCGGTCACCGTCCACGGCGGGACGCACCTCGCCGGACAGGGCGGCGCCCGGTTCGTCGCGTCCGACACCGGGGCGCGCGACGATCCGGTCCCGACCGACGACCAGTCGAACCCGCTCCCGACGGGTCACGACCTGGTCCGGCTGCGCGGCGACGACGTGGCCGTCACCGGCGTCGTCTTCGACGCAGACGGCACGCAACTGGACAACCAGGCCGTCCAGGCCGACGGCTGCGACGGCGTCTACGTCGCGAACAACCGGACGGTGAACGGGTTCCAGATGGCGCTCTCGGTGACGCGCTGTCGGGACGTGACGGTGGTCGGCAACGAGGTCGTCGACCCGAACTGGTACGGGATCACGAACCGGAGCGCGCCGCCGGGCGGCGAGCGCGACCTCCGGCGGTCCGAGGACGTGCGGATCGTCCGCAACGCGGTCGGCGGCGTGAAGTTCAACAACATCGCCCCGTACAACGTCGAGCACTTCGCCGTCTCAGGCAACCTCGTCTTCGACGGCGGTCACAGCCTGATCGCGTGCTCGCCGTCACAGCGCGGCGCTATCGTGGGCAACGTCTGTCGTGACCTCACCGAGTTCGCCCCCGACCCCGGCGGCGAGGCCGGCATCGAGATCGAGTACAAGGAGACGCACGTCAACGACGAGGTGGCCGGCACGCCCGCCGCGCGGTCGTACGACATCACGATCGCGGGCAATCAGGTCGACGGCTGCCCCGTCGGCGTCCTCGCGCGGACGGTCCCCGCCGACAGCGGGGACACGGCGGCCAGACGCCAGCAGCGCCCCTACGGCTTCAGCGTGACCGGCAACACCGTCAGCGACGCGAGCGACGCCGGGATCCGCGTGCGGTCCGGCGAGTCGGGGGTCGTCGCCACGAACACGCTCCGAAACAACGACACGGCGATCGACGTGGACCGCGGGTTCACGGCCGACATCCAGCAGGGGCTCAACGCGACGCGGTGA
- a CDS encoding metal-dependent hydrolase has product MPSTLVHLAFGGMIAAALLGSVFDRRSLLVVLAVVAAPDLDSFLALFFVAGHRTLLHTYVIPIAASALLYVDLRLRDRSLVHDRWGPEGVRLAWVSVVALAFAGIGLDFVDHGVNPLWPLHDQFYVLDGRFEISDQRGIVQSYVDLSPETEQTGPRSRGSSQEVNISTGVDPNPGGVGGGPDPDTVEDPERMFPVVRHGWQLAILVTGTVVTAARLRLGEIGE; this is encoded by the coding sequence ATGCCCTCGACGCTGGTGCATCTCGCCTTCGGCGGGATGATCGCCGCCGCGCTGCTGGGGTCGGTCTTCGACCGCCGGTCGCTGCTGGTCGTCCTCGCCGTCGTCGCCGCGCCGGACCTGGACTCGTTTCTCGCCCTGTTTTTCGTCGCCGGGCACCGGACGCTGCTGCACACCTACGTCATCCCGATCGCCGCGAGCGCGCTGCTGTACGTCGACCTCCGGCTCCGGGACCGCTCGCTCGTCCACGACCGCTGGGGCCCGGAAGGGGTCCGGCTGGCGTGGGTCAGCGTCGTCGCGCTGGCGTTCGCGGGGATCGGGCTGGACTTCGTCGACCACGGCGTCAACCCGCTGTGGCCGCTCCACGACCAGTTCTACGTCCTCGACGGCCGCTTCGAGATCTCCGACCAGCGGGGGATCGTCCAGAGCTACGTCGACCTGAGCCCCGAGACCGAGCAGACCGGACCGCGCAGCCGCGGCTCCTCCCAGGAGGTCAACATCTCCACGGGCGTCGACCCCAACCCCGGCGGGGTCGGCGGCGGTCCCGACCCGGACACGGTCGAGGACCCCGAGCGGATGTTCCCGGTCGTCCGCCACGGCTGGCAACTGGCCATCCTCGTGACCGGGACCGTCGTGACGGCCGCTCGGCTCCGACTCGGCGAGATCGGGGAGTGA
- a CDS encoding sensor histidine kinase, translated as MADHVLVVSADRADASALAAALDRAGVAASVESVGSLPDLFEALCYDTVDCLVVPAEGAPVAPSHVQRGVRALYPDLPVVLVGDGDRSTGGSDWSSADGSDDPRTTRVEADSLADAEAAGAVAAALEGDTDSAAARPPSRLETLLLSMVDGFPMHLYAKDESARHALATGATVDLADVIGRTDEVLTDGPPDRTRRSRADDRRVIDDESPLVEAEEYTAGEDDEYALTTKVPWYGPDGDVVGLVGITRDITERKRREQELRRQNERLAKVALVAAHELRNELQVASGRLEAVPDDTPHVDAVAASHARLAATVDDIVRLATRERVGGEERTVWLSTVAREVWASREAPEAELVVAEDARIRADPESLRILFEILLSNAVEHGGRDVTVTLRWTGEGFAVADDGPGIGAEPTDRVFDAGFAADDGDGFGLYVAQRIAADHGWRLRAENRDEGGARFTVEGVDGPDAD; from the coding sequence ATGGCCGACCACGTTCTCGTCGTCTCCGCCGACCGGGCCGACGCGTCGGCGCTCGCGGCGGCGCTCGACCGCGCCGGAGTCGCGGCCTCGGTCGAGTCGGTCGGGTCGCTGCCCGACCTGTTCGAGGCGCTCTGTTACGACACGGTCGACTGTCTGGTCGTCCCCGCCGAGGGGGCGCCGGTCGCGCCCTCGCACGTCCAACGCGGCGTCCGGGCGCTGTACCCCGACCTGCCGGTCGTGCTTGTCGGCGACGGCGATCGTTCGACGGGGGGGTCCGACTGGAGTTCGGCGGACGGGTCCGACGACCCGCGGACGACCCGCGTCGAGGCGGACTCGCTAGCGGACGCCGAAGCGGCCGGCGCGGTCGCCGCGGCGCTGGAGGGGGACACCGACTCGGCCGCCGCCCGTCCGCCCTCGCGGCTTGAGACGCTGCTGCTGTCGATGGTCGACGGGTTCCCGATGCACCTCTACGCCAAAGACGAGTCGGCGCGACACGCGCTCGCGACCGGCGCGACCGTCGACCTCGCGGACGTGATCGGGCGGACCGACGAGGTGTTGACCGACGGGCCGCCGGACCGCACCCGTCGCTCGCGTGCGGACGACAGACGCGTGATCGACGACGAGTCCCCCCTGGTTGAGGCCGAGGAGTACACCGCCGGCGAGGACGACGAGTACGCCCTGACGACGAAGGTACCGTGGTACGGTCCCGACGGGGACGTGGTCGGGCTGGTCGGCATCACGCGGGACATCACCGAGCGCAAGCGCCGCGAGCAGGAGCTGCGCCGGCAGAACGAGCGCCTCGCGAAGGTCGCGCTGGTCGCGGCCCACGAGCTGCGCAACGAGCTCCAGGTCGCCAGCGGCCGCCTGGAGGCGGTCCCCGACGACACGCCCCACGTCGACGCGGTCGCGGCGTCGCACGCGCGGCTCGCCGCGACTGTCGACGACATCGTCCGGCTGGCCACCCGCGAGCGGGTCGGCGGCGAGGAACGGACGGTGTGGCTCTCGACGGTCGCTCGCGAGGTGTGGGCGTCCCGCGAGGCGCCCGAGGCGGAGCTGGTCGTCGCCGAGGACGCGCGGATCCGGGCCGACCCCGAGTCGCTGCGGATCCTCTTCGAGATCCTGCTGTCGAACGCCGTCGAACACGGGGGCCGCGACGTGACGGTCACGCTCCGCTGGACCGGCGAGGGCTTCGCGGTCGCGGACGACGGCCCGGGGATCGGCGCCGAGCCGACCGACCGCGTGTTCGACGCGGGGTTCGCCGCCGACGACGGCGACGGGTTCGGCCTCTACGTCGCCCAGCGGATCGCCGCCGACCACGGCTGGCGGCTCCGCGCCGAGAACAGAGACGAAGGGGGCGCCCGGTTCACCGTCGAGGGCGTCGACGGACCGGACGCGGACTGA
- a CDS encoding threonine synthase produces the protein MTPVEALVCERCGRRYAPDAVEYTCPDHGGVAGVLDVRYDYDALGDELDGALDGPTDDLWTYEPLLPVDGEPVRLGAGGTDLLSAPALGDALGVDALVKNETTNPTGSNKDRGSAVVVSRARQAGHDTVACASTGNAAASLAGYAARADLDCRIFVPADLPEAKAVQPRLYGATVLGVDGTYADAYELCREVSADRGWYNRNAAMNPYAVEGKRTLGFELAEGAPDADWVAMPMGNGCSLAGAWKGLREFERLGVVDDAPRMLGVQAEGATAIHDRFVAERDGVAADGGADSTDTAAGERGPGAERRDGVGDTTADSIDVSVPHNAGKACRALRESGGDAVAVSDGAIRDAQRLLGECEGVFAEPASAAAVAGVRAAVERGTIAPGERVVVVATGTGLKDSASAREAVDDVISVDAAGEGLPEDL, from the coding sequence ATGACACCCGTCGAGGCCCTGGTCTGCGAGCGGTGCGGACGCCGCTACGCCCCCGACGCCGTCGAGTACACCTGTCCCGACCACGGCGGCGTGGCGGGCGTCCTCGACGTGCGCTACGACTACGACGCCCTCGGCGACGAACTCGACGGCGCCCTCGACGGCCCGACGGACGACCTGTGGACCTACGAACCCCTCCTGCCGGTCGACGGCGAGCCAGTCCGGCTGGGCGCCGGGGGGACCGACCTGCTCTCTGCGCCCGCGCTCGGCGACGCGCTGGGCGTCGACGCGCTCGTCAAGAACGAGACGACCAACCCCACGGGGTCGAACAAGGACCGGGGCAGCGCCGTCGTCGTCTCGCGGGCGCGCCAGGCGGGCCACGACACGGTCGCCTGCGCCTCGACCGGCAACGCCGCGGCGTCGCTCGCGGGGTACGCCGCCCGCGCGGACCTCGACTGCCGCATCTTCGTCCCCGCCGACCTCCCGGAGGCCAAGGCCGTCCAGCCCCGCCTCTACGGCGCGACGGTCCTGGGCGTCGACGGCACGTACGCCGACGCCTACGAACTCTGCCGGGAGGTCTCCGCCGACCGCGGCTGGTACAACCGCAACGCCGCGATGAACCCCTACGCGGTCGAGGGCAAGCGCACGCTGGGGTTCGAACTCGCCGAGGGGGCGCCCGACGCCGACTGGGTCGCGATGCCGATGGGCAACGGCTGCTCGCTGGCCGGCGCCTGGAAGGGGCTCCGGGAGTTCGAACGGCTCGGCGTCGTCGACGACGCGCCCCGGATGCTCGGCGTCCAGGCGGAGGGCGCGACGGCCATCCACGACCGGTTCGTCGCCGAGCGGGACGGTGTAGCCGCGGACGGCGGCGCCGACTCGACCGACACCGCGGCGGGCGAACGGGGTCCCGGCGCCGAGCGCCGCGACGGCGTCGGCGACACGACGGCCGACAGCATCGACGTGAGCGTCCCGCATAACGCGGGCAAGGCCTGCCGGGCGCTCCGCGAGAGCGGGGGCGACGCCGTCGCCGTCTCCGACGGGGCGATCCGCGACGCCCAGCGCCTGCTCGGCGAGTGTGAGGGCGTGTTCGCCGAACCGGCGAGCGCCGCCGCGGTCGCGGGCGTCCGGGCGGCGGTCGAGCGAGGAACCATCGCCCCCGGCGAGCGCGTCGTCGTCGTCGCCACCGGGACGGGGCTCAAGGACTCGGCGAGCGCCCGCGAGGCCGTCGACGACGTTATCTCGGTCGACGCCGCCGGCGAGGGACTGCCCGAGGACCTCTGA
- a CDS encoding hemolysin family protein produces MNALEVWVRLIAGVGLILANGFFVAIEFALTRARQFTEEEFIGDGSAALERAWEMTNNLEIYLTTCQVGITASSIAVGIVAEPALAALFHPLFEGTRLATVGAGAVIAFLIINLVHLTHGEQTPTYLGVERSRMVCRYGAAPLYWFNWLISPLISLGDGIAKWTLRLFGIEMTGAWLETEEDVIESRADLRNKLGSVLEEGELPEDRREEVMNALTIGERPVREVMLDADDVVALSTEVDAEENFRRMEENPHTRYPLVGEDLTDFRGILYLPVLAGHREDLANDEAIDFEDLAAPPMTLSPDVDVSDAIDQFQAENQELALVIENGDVIGMVTVTDLLESVTGDIEDPIDVGDATGS; encoded by the coding sequence ATGAACGCTCTGGAGGTCTGGGTCCGGCTGATCGCCGGCGTCGGGTTGATCCTCGCCAACGGCTTCTTCGTCGCCATCGAGTTCGCGCTGACCCGGGCCCGGCAGTTCACCGAGGAGGAGTTCATCGGCGACGGCAGCGCCGCGCTGGAACGCGCCTGGGAGATGACCAACAACCTGGAGATCTACCTCACGACCTGCCAGGTGGGGATCACCGCCTCCAGTATCGCGGTCGGTATCGTCGCCGAGCCGGCCCTGGCGGCGCTGTTCCACCCGCTGTTCGAGGGGACGCGGCTGGCGACCGTCGGCGCCGGCGCCGTCATCGCCTTCCTGATCATCAACCTCGTCCACCTGACCCACGGCGAGCAGACGCCGACCTACCTGGGCGTCGAGCGCTCGCGGATGGTCTGCAGGTACGGCGCGGCGCCGCTGTACTGGTTCAACTGGCTCATCTCGCCGCTGATCAGCCTGGGCGACGGGATCGCCAAGTGGACGCTGCGGCTGTTCGGCATCGAGATGACCGGCGCGTGGCTCGAGACCGAGGAGGACGTCATCGAGTCGCGGGCGGACCTGCGCAACAAGCTCGGGTCGGTCCTCGAGGAGGGCGAACTGCCCGAGGACCGCCGCGAGGAGGTCATGAACGCGCTCACCATCGGCGAGCGGCCGGTCCGCGAGGTGATGCTCGACGCCGACGACGTCGTCGCGCTGTCGACCGAGGTCGACGCCGAGGAGAACTTCCGCCGGATGGAGGAGAACCCCCACACCCGCTACCCGCTGGTCGGCGAGGACCTGACCGACTTCCGCGGGATCCTCTATCTCCCCGTGCTCGCCGGCCACCGCGAGGACCTCGCGAACGACGAGGCCATCGACTTCGAGGACCTGGCGGCCCCGCCGATGACCCTCTCGCCGGACGTTGACGTCAGCGACGCCATCGACCAGTTCCAGGCCGAGAACCAGGAGCTGGCCCTCGTCATCGAGAACGGCGACGTGATCGGGATGGTCACCGTCACCGACCTGCTGGAGTCGGTCACCGGCGACATCGAGGACCCGATCGACGTGGGCGACGCGACCGGTAGCTGA
- a CDS encoding OsmC family protein has product MSDIEVTSVCEEGYTVENEIDGEWSLVVDALKEDGPDANQVLAADYASCYIPAFRVAADQTGYDDVGHVEIEVEADLDEDDDLESMEWTLKVEAALGEDGQEIVELGEEICHVHSALREGLHADITLEDDAF; this is encoded by the coding sequence ATGTCCGACATCGAAGTCACCAGCGTCTGCGAGGAAGGGTACACGGTCGAAAACGAGATCGACGGCGAGTGGTCGCTGGTCGTCGACGCCCTGAAGGAGGACGGCCCCGACGCGAACCAGGTCCTGGCGGCCGACTACGCCTCCTGTTACATCCCCGCGTTCCGCGTCGCCGCCGACCAGACCGGCTACGACGACGTCGGCCACGTCGAGATCGAGGTCGAGGCGGACCTCGACGAGGACGACGACCTCGAGTCCATGGAGTGGACGCTGAAGGTCGAGGCCGCCCTCGGCGAGGACGGCCAGGAGATCGTCGAGCTCGGCGAGGAGATCTGCCACGTCCACTCGGCGCTGCGCGAGGGCCTCCACGCCGACATCACGCTCGAAGACGACGCGTTCTAG